Below is a genomic region from Irregularibacter muris.
TACTTATAATTTAATTGAGAATGCTAAGGAATTCACCGTAAGCATTCCCTTGAACAATGATTTGAAGAAGGAATTGGCTTACTGTGGAACAAAGTCGGGAAGAGATGTAAATAAGTTTGAAGAATGCAATCTAAGTTTGGAAGAAGGACAAAAGATATCTACTCCTGTAATTGGCCAATGTGAACTTCATTATGAATGTAAAGTTGTTTATCAACAGGCTATGGAACCAGCTACACTAGATGAAAAAATAAAGGATGGTTTCTATTCAAATAATGACTACCATGTATTTTATTTTGGAGAGATATTGGATTCTTATTTGTTAGAGAACTAAATGAGGAACAGTAGCCTTACTATTTTAGAGTGATTTGCTTTTAAAGCGAGTCACTCTTTTTTATCTTGCAGTAATTATATTTTAATTATATTTCTTCTTTATACTTTAGCTATAGGAGGAATGAAAAAATGAAAAATATTATTGAAACAAGCAATTT
It encodes:
- a CDS encoding flavin reductase family protein; translation: MKRKAIKFNEYSPEALEQLRRGAFLTVKDGDEVNTMTIGWGSISVIWNKPIFMVAVRYSRHTYNLIENAKEFTVSIPLNNDLKKELAYCGTKSGRDVNKFEECNLSLEEGQKISTPVIGQCELHYECKVVYQQAMEPATLDEKIKDGFYSNNDYHVFYFGEILDSYLLEN